The following proteins are co-located in the Blochmannia endosymbiont of Camponotus sp. genome:
- a CDS encoding BolA family protein, which translates to MNVDDIKSILLKDLTLDEAYVSLYEDNYQIIAISHIFYDGMTELERHKIIYAPLMKYILNNEIHSISIQAFNPKEWNKKRRLCGV; encoded by the coding sequence ATGAACGTGGATGATATTAAAAGTATTTTATTAAAAGATTTGACATTAGATGAAGCATATGTTTCTTTGTACGAGGATAATTATCAAATTATTGCTATAAGTCATATTTTTTATGATGGTATGACTGAATTAGAACGGCATAAAATTATATATGCTCCTCTTATGAAGTATATATTAAATAATGAAATTCATTCAATATCTATTCAAGCATTTAATCCTAAGGAATGGAACAAAAAGCGTAGATTATGTGGCGT